The sequence GGGACACGGCGTGGCGCGTTCAGCTTTCGGAGGATGGAACTGCGTTTACCTTCGACACCCGCCATTCGCAGGGATTGGCCGCATCGACGACGGCCAACGCGTCTGTCCAATCGTTTCGGTGGTACCACATCGCCGCCGTGTACGACCGCGATGCAGGCCAGAAGCGCCTGTACGTGAACGGGGTGCTCTCGGGTAGTTCTGCCGAAACCCGCGCTGTCAACCAGAATGACAACCCCGTGTGGCTGGGCAGCAATGCCGATTTCCCGGAGCGGACCATCGGCGGCGCGCTGGATAACGTTTCCATTTGGAACCGCGTGATCTCGCTGGAGCGCATCCGGGCGCATGCCCACGAGTACGCACCGTCCTACTGGGACATTTACAGTACGGCCTCCGCCGAGCGCCTTCGTGCTTCGAACGACGTGCCTCCGAACGAAGGATTGGTGGCGGCCTATCGCTTCGACCACAACGCCGACGCCGACGCCTACGATATTGCTGTTGCCGATGCGGGCGGCGCGCAAAATGGCACCTCGCCCGGCACGCCCACGCTGCAAACTGATATCCCCGTGCCTGTGGGCGATGAGAGCGCCATTCTAACCGATGGGCAGCCCGGTAGCGTCGGCGGAACCGGCGCATCGATGACCGTGAATCCCATCTCGTTCGCAAGCAACGCGTATGTGGCGGCTTACCGGCAAGGACGCGCCGATGGTGCCTTGGTCGATGGTACAGCTCCAGAAGAAGACTTCTCCGATGTCTCCGTTACGCGGCGCCTGAATCCGGTGTGGGGCGTGTGGGTTGGCCCCGAAGATGCCGAAGGCGAGGTGACTCTCGCCATCGACTTCAGCAACGTCTCGGGAATCGCCGATCCGTCGCAGGCCATTTTGCTGGGGCGGACCGCTCCGGGCGAACCGTGGCTTGAGGTTTCGTTGGCCACACTCGACCCCGACGCCCGCACCTTCACGTACACGTTTCTCCGGGGCGAAGACGAATCCCAAGGATTTCAGTTTGCCGTCGCAGCGCCGAATGATGCCCTCCCCGTCGAACTGACGGCCTTCACCGCCACCCGCGACGGCGAGGGGGCGCTGCTGGAATGGACCACGGCCAGCGAGCAGAACAACGCCGGGTTTGAGATCCAGCGGCGCTCCGGCGAAACCGAGACGTGGACGGCCCTCGGCTTCGTCGAAGGCGCCGGCACCACCCAAGAGGCCCAGACCTACCGCTTCCGCGTCGAGGATCTGCCGGTGGGCACGCACCGCTTCCGCCTGAAGCAGACGGACACCGACGGATCGGCGCACTACAGCGACGTGGTTGCCCTGGACGTGACGATGGCCGAGGCCTACCGCCTTGTGGCTCCGCATCCGAACCCGGCTCCCGATGGCGCCACGCTCCGCCTTTCCGTTGCGCAGTCGCAACAGGTCCGGATTGCGGTGTACGACCTGTTGGGCCGTGAAGTGGCGACGGCGTTCCGCGGCACCGTCCCGGCGCAGACCGAGCGGTCGATCCGCATCGGCGACGGGCTGCCGTCCGGAAGCTACTTCATTCGCGTAACCGGCGAGCAGTTCAGCGCCACCGAGCGGCTGACCGTGGTGCAGTGACGCATGGGCGTTTGACTCCGTTCTGCATCTCCAGACCTGTCAGGTTTTAGCAACCTGACAGGTCTTGTTATTGGTACCGCGTTATTGGCAGCGAACCCCACCGTCAGTGATTATGCCACGCCGCCCGTCAGGGCCCAGGCCACGATGCCGCCGAGTAGCACAGCGATGAAGCCGTACACCACAAGCCGCTTCACCGACACGCTGTCGCTGCCGTGATCGTGCCCACCGCCCGCGTGCATCCGGCGGTGTTGCCACCGCAGGTACAGCTGCGCGCCCACCACGGCCACCGACGCGACGTTCATCCAGAACGTGTAGTCGATCGCAAACTGCGTTAGGGCCGCGATCTCGCGCGCGCCCTCGGGCACCCATCCGATAAGTGCAAACGAGCCGTTCAAGATCAGCGCCGTAGCAACGATGCTCACGTACATGATGCCGGCGATGTAGAGCGCCACGCGCCAGCCGTAGTATTTCGCATTCGTGGCCACCAGCGGCGGCACCATCAGGTCGGAGTAGATAAAGCCCATGATGCCCGCAAACAAGACGCCGTTTGAGGCGAGAACCGTGGCCAGCGGAATGTTGCCCATCGAGCCGATGAACGTCGCCGCGGCCACGAACGGGGCCACCATCGCGTTCTCCAGCGCGATAAGCCACGCCGGCAGCGTTGCCTGGAAGTTCGTCAGGAAGAGCGCTTCCCAGAACCACTGCGGCACCAGCACGGCGACGAAGCCCGCAATCGTAAAGCCGATCAGGATCTCCTCCCACACCATCTTCCACTCGTCGACGAAGGAGGTACCGACCAGGTGCCACCCCTTCCGGCTTTGGATGCGCTCCCTCCAGTCGAAGTCCTCTTCCATCTCGGGCGCCTCGCGCTCTACCTTTTCCCGCGCGGCCTCCAACCACTCCTGCGGGTACGTCCACCGGATGAGCAGGCTGGAAATGGCGATGAGCACGAGCCCGCCAACAATTTCGGCGGCCAGGTACTGCGGCCCCAGAAAGATGAGGATCAGGATGC comes from Salisaeta longa DSM 21114 and encodes:
- a CDS encoding LamG-like jellyroll fold domain-containing protein; this encodes MKTTAEPQMNADAPRPSIGVAKPVLRLSVASTADALYPDEQATLTFTLRNLGEGDATNVTIDLNVQSGLILNSITPGDGTVTDGTWSVSRVDAGEAIDLVVDVTKDGTVPGVMRPAITGADQSLDRLDGAGIAITPLTVDVGSSLLLDDPDDYVVLENESAFDFTGNFSVAFWVYLNDRPSFGGLVTKGDTAWRVQLSEDGTAFTFDTRHSQGLAASTTANASVQSFRWYHIAAVYDRDAGQKRLYVNGVLSGSSAETRAVNQNDNPVWLGSNADFPERTIGGALDNVSIWNRVISLERIRAHAHEYAPSYWDIYSTASAERLRASNDVPPNEGLVAAYRFDHNADADAYDIAVADAGGAQNGTSPGTPTLQTDIPVPVGDESAILTDGQPGSVGGTGASMTVNPISFASNAYVAAYRQGRADGALVDGTAPEEDFSDVSVTRRLNPVWGVWVGPEDAEGEVTLAIDFSNVSGIADPSQAILLGRTAPGEPWLEVSLATLDPDARTFTYTFLRGEDESQGFQFAVAAPNDALPVELTAFTATRDGEGALLEWTTASEQNNAGFEIQRRSGETETWTALGFVEGAGTTQEAQTYRFRVEDLPVGTHRFRLKQTDTDGSAHYSDVVALDVTMAEAYRLVAPHPNPAPDGATLRLSVAQSQQVRIAVYDLLGREVATAFRGTVPAQTERSIRIGDGLPSGSYFIRVTGEQFSATERLTVVQ
- a CDS encoding permease codes for the protein MDSSPSFWAWYGEATKTAIGFFWKSGWAFVLGYTISAMIQSFVPKARLTRYMGDGGAGSVGLSTIFGAVSSSCSFAALAASRSLVAKGAHFVAAVAFMFASTNLIIELGILILIFLGPQYLAAEIVGGLVLIAISSLLIRWTYPQEWLEAAREKVEREAPEMEEDFDWRERIQSRKGWHLVGTSFVDEWKMVWEEILIGFTIAGFVAVLVPQWFWEALFLTNFQATLPAWLIALENAMVAPFVAAATFIGSMGNIPLATVLASNGVLFAGIMGFIYSDLMVPPLVATNAKYYGWRVALYIAGIMYVSIVATALILNGSFALIGWVPEGAREIAALTQFAIDYTFWMNVASVAVVGAQLYLRWQHRRMHAGGGHDHGSDSVSVKRLVVYGFIAVLLGGIVAWALTGGVA